One region of Passer domesticus isolate bPasDom1 chromosome 19, bPasDom1.hap1, whole genome shotgun sequence genomic DNA includes:
- the HASPIN gene encoding serine/threonine-protein kinase haspin produces the protein MPLRPRLLRTYSRRAGYLRPPPPPDRWISPPQDRRRLFSSTSAASSTASSALSASSACSTPSDDPDFSPPGKRAPQPLGKRPAWTGRLRARRKQKRGPAGKENRKPETREPESRARGKENREAAGRKKPRSRGAEPRRSLSSPSPPPSPPRGSRRRRQGPLCAARPPLLCSTPQWAPPPRRAPPLLLSSAADSGSAPGDSPPPRRRQPVRLSSLLLSTTIEGGSGLGDSRSQRPLPRGSPEGCSGLRHEEVPEWFREPGLARSSEHGSRRVLRSAGRGSCPARAAPSPLKAPSSPQEALPPLEDEPQPPVPCDSGTPEELCVVPSHLTRDSAKRGSSCQRDLAEEYQLVPVVVLDPLEVPRRFKSLKLNNESDVQPACLQPGSPVGRQGILESKHKRTKGVPGEGSTCRKACISGFSASRWGRHTQLRPRRRKNKRQQQPNGSLFRLQTRQKRARKGALEVSVGVRNNDSSLLNNSYSWARVRASLSFHKKKKVTTDESFCSSILCTPSGKSQLSGYQASLSAGKAQGSSWFASSMVLLAPRDSSSVLELLLTDAEKVFGECNQEGPIAFEECIPLNKMKDCKKIGEGVFGEVFQIDSERGPVALKIIPIEGTEKINGEAQKSFGEILPEVIISKELSLLSEGSVNRTVGFISLYSVHCVQGAYPRYLLEAWDKFHKETGSENDRPDFFGPQQLFMVLEFEFGGQDLERMRSSFASVASARSILHQVTASLAVAEQELHFEHRDLHWGNVLVKSTEVRELHYVLNGETRCIPTAGIHVNIIDYTLSRLEKDGLTVFCDLSTDLELFQGTGDHQFDIYRQMKEENSNSWTDYHPHSNVLWLHYLADKLLKAVTYKKKASTPALRKIKMQLSKFHKEVLTFGSAHDVLHHSSLFQ, from the coding sequence ATGCCGCTGCGGCCGCGGCTGCTCCGCACCTACTCGCGGCGCGCCGGCTAcctgcgcccgccgccgccgcccgacCGCTGGATCTCGCCGCCGCAGGACCGCCGGCGCCTCTTCAGCTCGACCTCCGCCGCCTCCAGCACCGCCTCCAGCGCCCTCTCCGCTTCCAGCGCCTGCTCCACCCCCTCGGACGACCCCGACTTCTCGCCGCCCGGCAAGCGCGCCCCGCAGCCCCTGGGTAAGCGCCCCGCCTGGACCGGGCGGCTGCGGGCCCGCAGGAAGCAGAAGCGGGGCCCGGCCGGGAAGGAGAACCGTAAACCGGAGACGCGGGAGCCGGAGAGCCGGGCGCGGGGAAAGGAGAACCGGGAGGCGGCGGGGAGGAAGAAGCCGCGGAGCCGGGGCGCGGAGCCGCGGCGCTCGCTGTCCTCGCCGTCCCCGCCGCCGTCCCCGCCGCGCGGTTCGCGGCGCCGCCGGCAGGGCCCGCTGTGCGCGGCGCGGCCGCCGCTGCTGTGCAGCACCCCGCAGtgggccccgccgccccgccgcgccccgccgctGCTGCTCAGCTCCGCCGCCGACAGCGGCTCGGCGCCCGGCGAcagccccccgccccgccgccgccagccCGTGCGCCTCAGCTCGCTCCTGCTCAGCACCACCATCGAGGGCGGCTCGGGGCTGGGCGACTCCCGCTCGCAGCGCCCGCTGCCCCGCGGCTCGCCCGAGGGGTGCTCCGGGCTGCGGCACGAGGAGGTGCCCGAGTGGTTCCGAGAGCCGGGCTTGGCTCGGAGCTCGGAACACGGGTCCCGCCGCGTTCTGAGGTCGGCGGGGCGGGGGTCCTGCCCGGCACGAGCTGCTCCGTCCCCGCTGAAAGCCCCAAGCAGTCCCCAGGAAGCGCTGCCGCCGCTGGAGGATGAGCCTCAGCCCCCTGTGCCCTGTGACAGCGGCACTCCTGAGGAGCTCTGTGTGGTTCCATCTCATCTCACGAGAGATTCAGCCAAAAGAGGCTCCAGCTGTCAGAGAGACCTAGCCGAGGAGTACCAGCTTGTGCCAGTGGTTGTCCTGGACCCTCTGGAAGTGCCAAGGAGATTTAAGAGCTTGAAACTCAACAACGAGTCTGATGTTCAACCcgcctgcctgcagccaggatCTCCCGTGGGCCGCCAAGGAATCTTGGAGAGCAAACACAAAAGGACCAAGGGTGTCCCTGGGGAGGGCAGCACCTGCAGGAAAGCTTGCATCAGTGGCTTCAGTGCCAGCCGCTGGGGCAGGCACACCCAGCTCAGGCCAAGAAGGCGCAAGAacaagaggcagcagcagcccaatGGCTCCCTTTTCAGACTCCAGACGAGGCAAAAACGAGCTCGGAAGGGAGCTCTGGAGGTGTCTGTAGGTGTCAGAAACAATGACTCTTCACTCCTCAATAACTCTTATTCCTGGGCTAGAGTTCGAGCGTCTCTGTCCTTccataaaaagaagaaagtgaCCACAGATGAGAgtttctgcagcagcatcctctGCACCCCTTCAGGGAAATCCCAGCTTTCGGGGTACCAAGCCAGCCTGTCTGCTGGGAAGGCTCAGGGTTCCTCCTGGTTTGCTTCCTCCATGGTCCTGCTGGCTCCCAGGGATTCCTCCTctgtcctggagctgctcctcacagatGCTGAGAAAGTGTTTGGAGAGTGCAACCAGGAGGGGCCTATTGCTTTTGAGGAATGCATTCCTTTAAATAAGATGAAAGATTGCAAGAAAATTGGAGAAGGGGTGTTTGGAGAGGTGTTCCAGATTGACAGCGAGAGAGGACCTGTGGCCTTAAAAATAATTCCCATTGAGGggactgaaaaaataaatggtgAAGCTCAGAAGAGCTTTGGGGAGATTCTGCCTGAGGTGATAATCTCAAAAGAGCTCAGTCTTCTGTCTGAGGGCTCTGTGAACAGAACTGTGGGGTTCATCAGCCTCTACTCTGTGCACTGCGTCCAGGGGGCCTATCCCAGGTACCTCCTGGAAGCCTGGGACAAATTCCACAAAGAAACAGGCTCAGAAAACGACCGGCCAGACTTTTTTGGTCCTCAGCAGCTCTTCATGGTGCTGGAGTTTGAGTTTGGAGGCCAGGACCTGGAGCGCATGAGGAGCAGCTTCGCCTCGGTGGCATCAGCCAGGAGCATCCTGCACCAGGTGACGGCGTCCCTGGCcgtggcagagcaggagctgcacttCGAGCACAGGGACCTGCACTGGGGCAACGTGCTGGTCAAAAGCACAGAGGTGAGAGAGCTGCACTATGTGCTGAACGGAGAGACACGCTGCATCCCCACGGCTGGCATCCACGTCAACATCATCGACTACACGCTGTCCCGCCTGGAGAAGGACGGGCTCACCGTCTTCTGTGACCTCTCCACGGACCTGGAGCTCTTCCAAGGCACTGGGGACCACCAGTTTGACATCTACAGGCAGATGAAAGAGGAGAACTCCAACAGCTGGACTGACTACCACCCGCACAGCAACGTCCTCTGGCTGCACTACCTGGCTGATAAACTTTTGAAAGCCGTGACCTACAAGAAGAAGGCATCAACTCCTGCCCTGAGGAAAATCAAGATGCAGCTCAGCAAGTTCCACAAGGAAGTGCTGACCTTTGGGTCTGCCCATGATGTTCTGCAccacagcagcctcttccagtgA